One Pseudodesulfovibrio cashew DNA window includes the following coding sequences:
- a CDS encoding GNAT family N-acetyltransferase, with the protein MHITPFDNHDCRAIAELITTIQIDEFGVATSLEAQPDLFEIPAFYQQGAGEFWLALEGDELVGTIALKDVGDGVCALRKVFVKKAYRGKERGIAAALMETLLDHARGQGVREVYLGTVDVYHAAHRFYEKQGFVEVQREQVPESVPLMAVDVKYYRYTF; encoded by the coding sequence ATGCATATCACACCCTTCGACAATCACGACTGCCGCGCTATCGCCGAGTTGATCACCACGATCCAGATCGACGAGTTCGGCGTTGCCACCTCCCTTGAAGCCCAGCCGGACCTGTTTGAGATTCCCGCTTTTTACCAGCAGGGAGCGGGCGAGTTCTGGCTCGCCCTTGAAGGCGATGAACTGGTCGGCACCATCGCGCTCAAGGATGTGGGCGACGGGGTTTGCGCCCTGCGCAAGGTGTTCGTGAAAAAGGCGTACCGTGGGAAGGAACGGGGCATTGCCGCCGCGCTCATGGAAACCCTGCTTGACCATGCGAGGGGACAGGGTGTCCGGGAAGTCTACCTGGGTACCGTGGACGTTTACCACGCCGCTCATCGTTTTTACGAGAAACAGGGCTTCGTCGAGGTCCAACGGGAGCAGGTGCCGGAATCGGTGCCGCTCATGGCCGTGGACGTCAAATACTACCGCTATACATTCTAG
- a CDS encoding antibiotic biosynthesis monooxygenase family protein, which yields MNTPLKTPCYAVIFTSKRTDVNEGYAETGSRMLELAKTMPGFLGADSAREEVGITVSYWESLEAIKAWREHPGHGEAQRLGREKWYEWFTTRICRVEKESQFPD from the coding sequence TTGAACACCCCCCTGAAAACGCCCTGCTACGCTGTCATTTTCACCTCGAAACGCACTGATGTGAACGAAGGCTATGCCGAAACCGGCAGCCGCATGCTTGAGCTGGCAAAGACCATGCCCGGCTTTCTCGGCGCCGACTCCGCCCGCGAGGAAGTGGGTATCACCGTCTCCTATTGGGAGAGTCTGGAGGCCATCAAGGCATGGCGCGAACACCCCGGTCACGGGGAGGCGCAGCGGCTCGGCCGCGAGAAGTGGTATGAATGGTTCACCACGCGGATCTGCCGGGTGGAGAAGGAGAGTCAGTTTCCCGACTAG
- a CDS encoding acyl-CoA dehydrogenase family protein — protein sequence MYTLRTLPGDDVRQIMWRFADRFDLQMSVQSARSIARSVVAKLVAEGARNTHEWTEQKNELLTAFDQSGLTALFMDPHQGGFIEGPKNLALALVAFELAWVDAGAATSSLASCLALAPIHEKGTPEQRDYYMSRCVPPQPGEDRTIWRGAFALTEPLPYVGVDTGVLCGKATVAEWNEGEEPMLQVDKRGRFITNMDFANFVTAAVESNDERIKGTFMVTLEEGDEGVFDRGAPTLKMVHQLSSTRDPVLNLKVPASRIIGGYDVVDGVIVPKYNHSEIIGSVFHRTRIPVGLMTSAKLLSAVEPVIRYHRNRFRGGDACKEGSPRYDKGLQANEDALQRLVDVWASGEAGCSLALAASRLADRFDPIEKAKETEFESQGVTSPRKQMAALRKLQDQVFELIDLEYTPEAERDQARYQELSNDTLVAYAYMEALAGVLNPGVKLWNTGEGANKMREAVALVGGYGITEDCPGFLMQKWSDTQLEATYEGPEAVQRRHLTMTMPSDVFQYTLSAWIKQMKRAGEEVPGLGGHVLAAAMELWQWTFKHLQTAKDADGRKLYHNKRQGVTFPMADALGWLLGPYFLACDVMELMEKGPMAPTLAEGLDDLTGFYKDMCHVQAARAAGEVARICSELVYGFNAVDGDCSCGGVKEFTEMKTKVDVCLTGSRLAKDRAGNALAEVMIPEALDYPLG from the coding sequence ATGTATACATTGCGTACCCTTCCGGGAGATGACGTCCGCCAGATCATGTGGCGTTTCGCCGACCGTTTCGACCTTCAGATGTCCGTGCAGTCCGCCCGCTCCATCGCGCGAAGCGTGGTGGCCAAGCTCGTGGCAGAGGGCGCGCGCAACACCCACGAGTGGACCGAGCAGAAGAACGAGCTCCTGACCGCCTTTGACCAGTCCGGCCTGACCGCGCTGTTCATGGACCCGCATCAGGGCGGCTTCATCGAGGGCCCCAAGAACCTGGCTTTGGCACTGGTTGCCTTCGAACTGGCCTGGGTCGATGCTGGCGCGGCCACTTCTTCCCTGGCCTCCTGCCTGGCCCTGGCTCCCATCCATGAGAAAGGTACCCCGGAGCAGCGCGACTATTACATGTCCCGCTGCGTGCCGCCCCAGCCGGGCGAGGACCGCACCATCTGGCGCGGTGCCTTCGCCCTGACCGAGCCGCTGCCCTACGTGGGCGTGGATACCGGCGTGCTCTGCGGCAAGGCCACCGTGGCAGAGTGGAACGAGGGCGAGGAGCCCATGCTCCAGGTCGACAAACGCGGTCGGTTCATCACCAACATGGACTTCGCCAACTTCGTCACCGCCGCCGTGGAATCCAATGACGAGCGTATCAAGGGGACGTTCATGGTCACCCTGGAAGAGGGCGACGAGGGCGTTTTCGACCGCGGCGCACCTACCCTGAAGATGGTTCACCAGCTTTCCTCCACGCGCGATCCCGTGCTGAATCTCAAGGTTCCGGCCTCCCGCATCATCGGCGGCTACGACGTGGTCGATGGCGTGATCGTGCCCAAATACAACCACTCCGAAATCATCGGGTCGGTCTTCCACCGCACCCGCATCCCCGTGGGGCTGATGACCTCTGCCAAGCTGCTCTCCGCCGTGGAGCCGGTCATCCGCTACCACCGCAATCGCTTCCGTGGCGGTGACGCCTGCAAGGAAGGGTCCCCGCGCTATGACAAGGGGCTCCAGGCCAACGAGGACGCGCTCCAGCGCCTTGTGGACGTATGGGCTTCCGGTGAGGCCGGTTGCTCCCTGGCCCTCGCCGCTTCCCGTCTGGCCGACCGGTTCGATCCGATCGAGAAGGCCAAGGAGACCGAGTTCGAGTCACAGGGCGTGACCTCCCCGCGCAAGCAGATGGCGGCCCTGCGCAAGCTTCAGGATCAGGTGTTCGAGCTTATCGATCTCGAATACACCCCGGAAGCCGAGCGTGATCAGGCCCGTTATCAGGAGCTGAGCAACGATACCCTGGTGGCCTACGCCTACATGGAGGCCTTGGCGGGAGTTCTCAACCCCGGCGTCAAGCTCTGGAACACGGGCGAGGGCGCCAACAAGATGCGCGAGGCCGTGGCTTTGGTCGGCGGCTACGGCATCACCGAGGACTGTCCCGGTTTCCTGATGCAGAAGTGGTCCGACACCCAGCTCGAGGCCACCTACGAGGGCCCCGAGGCCGTGCAGCGCCGCCACCTGACCATGACCATGCCCAGCGATGTCTTCCAGTACACGCTGTCCGCCTGGATCAAGCAGATGAAGCGCGCCGGTGAAGAAGTTCCCGGTCTGGGCGGGCATGTGCTGGCCGCAGCCATGGAACTCTGGCAGTGGACTTTCAAGCACCTCCAGACCGCCAAGGATGCGGACGGCCGCAAGCTCTACCATAACAAGCGGCAGGGCGTGACCTTCCCCATGGCCGACGCTCTCGGTTGGCTGCTTGGCCCCTACTTCCTGGCCTGCGACGTCATGGAACTGATGGAGAAGGGCCCCATGGCCCCGACCCTGGCCGAAGGGCTCGACGATCTGACCGGGTTCTACAAGGATATGTGTCACGTCCAGGCAGCGCGTGCCGCCGGTGAGGTGGCTCGTATCTGTTCCGAGCTGGTCTATGGTTTCAATGCCGTTGACGGCGACTGCTCCTGCGGCGGCGTCAAGGAATTCACCGAGATGAAGACCAAGGTCGACGTGTGCCTCACCGGCTCGCGTCTGGCCAAGGACCGCGCGGGCAACGCCCTTGCCGAGGTGATGATTCCCGAAGCCCTGGACTATCCCCTGGGCTAA
- a CDS encoding 4Fe-4S ferredoxin, whose product MTDDMPEVVRAEMETDIVCVGFGPAAGGFLTTLTRGLMKEDGTPLAESKAMPGMPPQVICYERADDIGFGVSGVVTKGRAIKASFPDLDLSQIPMAHEVTEEKILYLKDPVGASRRPLAFKVADKVLGRFMEDDAYELPYIPPFLEKHPGMIFSIGQLNQWVGSNLMGTGMAQIWPSSPVAEPLLEGGAVKGVRMADQGVEKDGTPGAGFMPGMDMKAALTVVADGPVGAVGQRLDRELGLPEGNHQREWAVGMKCVVDLPEGCDWQPGTVLHTIGYPEPEIFGFLYVYPGNVASLGIFVPSWFDNPVRTAYRYMQHWMLHPYLWKRLEGGTMRSWGAKSLAESGKRGEPILCGDGFARIGEGSGSTNVLTGSGVDEAWATGVQLGEAVLQLLKDGMDFTKDNLEATYLSRRRESWVEQEAKVAEKSRDGFTKGILRGFIGMGLTGLTGGKLNMPGKPISPQDRIPSIEDYYKGYISHGEIQEIRAECARQGKSLHDALMDRVGWPEIPMDGQLLVSHQDALLMGGKVQASPGYADHVRFANPNACMACREKVCIEACSGQAITTNPEGGVPLFDREKCVHCGACMWNCSQSHFMDAERTNVRFSAGSGGLHSAEN is encoded by the coding sequence ATGACTGACGACATGCCGGAAGTGGTGCGTGCCGAGATGGAAACGGACATCGTCTGTGTGGGGTTCGGCCCTGCCGCGGGCGGATTTCTGACGACCCTGACCCGTGGCCTGATGAAGGAGGACGGTACCCCGCTGGCCGAGTCCAAGGCCATGCCGGGCATGCCGCCGCAGGTCATCTGCTATGAGCGCGCCGACGATATCGGCTTCGGCGTTTCGGGCGTGGTGACCAAGGGCCGCGCCATCAAGGCCAGTTTCCCAGATCTCGATCTTTCCCAGATCCCCATGGCTCACGAGGTGACCGAGGAAAAAATCCTCTACCTCAAGGACCCGGTAGGTGCGAGCCGCCGTCCCCTTGCGTTCAAGGTGGCCGACAAAGTGCTGGGCCGGTTCATGGAGGACGACGCCTACGAATTGCCATACATCCCGCCGTTCCTGGAAAAACATCCGGGCATGATCTTTTCTATTGGCCAGCTCAACCAGTGGGTGGGCTCCAATCTGATGGGCACGGGTATGGCCCAGATTTGGCCTTCCAGTCCGGTGGCCGAACCGCTCCTGGAGGGCGGGGCCGTCAAGGGCGTGCGCATGGCCGACCAGGGCGTGGAAAAGGACGGCACTCCGGGCGCTGGCTTCATGCCCGGCATGGACATGAAGGCCGCCCTTACCGTGGTGGCCGACGGCCCTGTGGGTGCCGTGGGTCAGCGGCTGGACCGCGAACTCGGCCTGCCCGAGGGCAACCACCAGCGCGAGTGGGCCGTGGGCATGAAGTGCGTGGTCGACCTGCCCGAGGGCTGCGACTGGCAGCCGGGCACCGTGCTGCACACCATCGGCTACCCCGAGCCTGAAATTTTCGGATTCCTCTATGTCTACCCCGGCAACGTCGCCTCCCTCGGCATCTTCGTGCCGTCGTGGTTCGACAACCCGGTGCGCACCGCCTACCGCTACATGCAGCACTGGATGCTGCATCCGTACCTCTGGAAACGGCTGGAAGGCGGCACCATGCGCTCCTGGGGCGCCAAGTCCCTGGCCGAGTCCGGCAAGCGGGGCGAGCCCATCCTCTGCGGCGACGGTTTTGCCCGCATCGGCGAGGGCTCCGGCTCCACCAACGTGCTGACCGGTTCCGGCGTGGACGAGGCGTGGGCCACGGGCGTGCAACTCGGCGAGGCCGTGCTGCAATTGCTCAAGGACGGCATGGACTTCACCAAGGATAATCTTGAGGCGACCTATCTTTCCCGCCGTCGCGAGTCCTGGGTTGAGCAGGAAGCCAAGGTCGCGGAGAAGTCGCGCGACGGCTTCACCAAGGGCATCCTGCGCGGCTTTATCGGCATGGGGCTGACCGGGCTCACCGGAGGCAAGCTGAACATGCCGGGCAAGCCGATTTCGCCGCAGGACCGCATTCCCTCCATCGAGGATTATTACAAGGGATATATTTCCCACGGCGAGATTCAGGAAATCCGTGCGGAGTGCGCGCGTCAGGGCAAGAGCCTGCATGACGCGCTCATGGACAGGGTGGGATGGCCCGAGATTCCCATGGACGGCCAACTGCTGGTCTCGCACCAGGACGCGCTGCTCATGGGCGGCAAGGTTCAGGCCAGCCCCGGCTATGCCGACCATGTCCGGTTCGCCAATCCCAACGCCTGCATGGCGTGCCGGGAGAAGGTCTGTATCGAGGCGTGTTCCGGTCAGGCGATCACCACCAACCCCGAGGGCGGCGTGCCGCTCTTTGACCGGGAAAAGTGTGTGCACTGCGGTGCTTGCATGTGGAATTGCAGTCAGTCCCACTTCATGGATGCGGAACGCACCAACGTGCGGTTCTCGGCTGGTTCCGGCGGACTGCATTCGGCAGAGAACTAG
- a CDS encoding electron transfer flavoprotein subunit beta/FixA family protein, whose protein sequence is MSTDFHIVVCGSIVPDPLQTLSPQDSPQGPVLQNEMMLPAVLDPWAGHALYEAANLAKNNPGSQVWLVALGPKAKLQQVMMAVSQKAPFQLVVADGSASGFTDSFETAKVLSETIDGIAGLDKSKMLLFGGWQSASRGSGAVMQMVGEMLGVTEQFQGVDKITVGGDGSIEVLERVEGGAYQKSVVDGAPAVMGWATGELPEPPNNPQVGMQNMQKNMPALQQAKPADLSGTTLKFESVAVPQQRRETRIVKDASIEDMAKEIVEWIKG, encoded by the coding sequence ATGAGCACTGATTTCCACATCGTGGTCTGCGGTTCCATCGTTCCGGACCCGCTCCAGACGCTCTCCCCCCAGGACTCGCCCCAGGGCCCCGTCCTGCAGAACGAAATGATGCTGCCCGCCGTGCTTGATCCGTGGGCCGGCCATGCCCTGTATGAGGCCGCTAATCTGGCCAAGAACAATCCCGGTTCCCAGGTCTGGCTGGTGGCCCTTGGTCCCAAGGCCAAGCTCCAGCAGGTGATGATGGCCGTGTCCCAGAAGGCTCCGTTCCAGCTGGTGGTCGCCGATGGTTCCGCTTCCGGTTTCACCGACAGCTTCGAGACCGCAAAGGTCTTGTCCGAGACCATCGACGGCATCGCCGGGCTCGACAAGTCCAAGATGTTGCTCTTCGGTGGCTGGCAGTCCGCTTCGCGCGGCTCCGGCGCGGTCATGCAGATGGTCGGCGAGATGCTCGGTGTCACTGAGCAGTTCCAGGGCGTGGACAAGATCACCGTGGGCGGTGACGGTTCCATAGAGGTCCTGGAGCGTGTGGAAGGCGGTGCATACCAGAAGTCCGTGGTGGACGGCGCGCCCGCCGTCATGGGCTGGGCCACCGGCGAACTTCCTGAGCCGCCCAACAATCCGCAGGTCGGCATGCAGAACATGCAGAAGAATATGCCTGCCCTGCAGCAGGCCAAGCCCGCAGACCTGTCCGGCACCACGCTGAAGTTCGAGAGCGTGGCTGTGCCGCAGCAGCGGCGCGAGACGCGTATCGTCAAGGACGCGTCCATCGAGGACATGGCCAAAGAAATCGTCGAATGGATCAAGGGCTAG
- a CDS encoding electron transfer flavoprotein subunit alpha/FixB family protein: MTVLYLAHTECDNTLAKISLEALGAAKALAEGLGTDLQVGLIGADVAAAADSVAGCGAKFYGVADPMLADGIYAADLAAAEAIAKASGAEIVVAPATSRFSRALPGLAVRLDGRVDTHLSGLEAKDGKPVARRWFYRQRMEGTLTREERPWIMTLDSGCADAFAGAGSADVEAVAVDLASVRTKPAGMECVSEDEQTIRPDAQLLFVAGAGWTKKQADGAVHVDVAEATIKEFLGTTKSSLGSSKSLVDISGEGGAVISFLTHMHQVGQTGSSPRHPKGLATCCHGEEPHVVGWRFIKERRAVNTDAGCGWAQGKCDVLYVADAFEIMKKVNELLG; encoded by the coding sequence ATGACAGTTCTCTATCTTGCACATACTGAATGCGACAACACCCTGGCCAAGATTTCCCTGGAGGCTCTGGGTGCGGCAAAAGCCCTGGCCGAAGGCCTGGGCACGGATCTGCAAGTCGGCCTGATCGGCGCTGACGTTGCAGCTGCAGCCGATTCCGTTGCCGGTTGCGGCGCGAAGTTCTACGGGGTCGCCGATCCCATGCTGGCCGATGGCATCTACGCCGCCGACCTGGCCGCCGCCGAGGCAATCGCCAAGGCGTCCGGTGCGGAGATCGTCGTTGCTCCGGCCACCTCCCGTTTCAGCCGCGCCCTGCCGGGCCTGGCCGTACGGTTGGACGGCAGGGTGGACACCCACCTGTCCGGCCTGGAAGCCAAGGACGGCAAGCCTGTTGCCCGCCGCTGGTTCTACCGCCAGCGTATGGAGGGCACTCTGACCCGCGAGGAACGCCCGTGGATCATGACTCTTGATTCCGGCTGCGCCGACGCCTTCGCAGGCGCGGGCTCCGCCGATGTTGAAGCGGTCGCCGTGGACCTTGCCTCCGTTCGTACCAAGCCCGCCGGCATGGAGTGCGTGTCCGAGGACGAGCAGACCATCCGCCCGGATGCGCAGCTGCTCTTCGTGGCCGGCGCAGGCTGGACCAAGAAGCAGGCCGACGGCGCTGTGCATGTGGACGTGGCCGAAGCCACCATCAAGGAGTTCCTGGGCACAACCAAGTCTTCGCTGGGCTCCTCCAAGTCCCTGGTGGACATCTCCGGCGAGGGCGGCGCGGTCATTTCCTTCCTGACGCACATGCATCAGGTGGGGCAGACCGGTTCATCCCCGCGCCACCCCAAGGGGCTGGCCACCTGCTGCCACGGTGAGGAGCCTCACGTGGTCGGCTGGCGCTTTATCAAGGAACGCCGGGCCGTGAACACGGACGCCGGTTGCGGCTGGGCTCAGGGCAAGTGCGACGTTCTGTATGTGGCCGACGCCTTCGAGATCATGAAGAAAGTCAACGAGCTGCTCGGCTAG
- a CDS encoding ATP-binding protein yields MTDRISLDQIIHTLSRDAVLLHPLPTHDTRLHVVITDVNQTACDLLRYSREELLDMPISDVVGSNTMGSTFFKTVAEDGYAECNATFTARNGSPVPMEVRTSLLQTESGPQCLTIARDTTERQQLKHALDTATRELEIARTAKQQFLSNMSHELRTPLNGFLGMTQILMGTELTPAQREYLSLSQDAARQLSKVLTDLLALSHVESGNLETMCQAFELHPALEGLISSLSRQAGDKSLSLDLDIAEDVPCNIKGDASKLRQILINLLSNAIRFTLEGGVTLRVTKTRQSSSEDNHCTLAFAVIDTGIGIPETKLETIFESFSLGENYLTKQYGGAGLGLAISRQLAGIMGGTLTVSSRHGEGSTFTLTLPFEIRGPKRETGAGECREAPSGLNILLAEDEQVNSIMASRLLKKAGHDVTIVGNGQQALETLADATFDLVLMDVQMPVINGVETTRIIRQGGAENVPRDLPIIGLTAFARSAEKKRFLEAGMTQVITKPYEADELILAVESVRR; encoded by the coding sequence ATGACCGATCGCATCAGTCTCGACCAAATCATACACACCCTGTCGCGGGACGCGGTACTGTTGCATCCTCTCCCGACACACGACACGAGACTCCATGTGGTCATTACCGACGTCAACCAGACCGCCTGCGACCTCCTTCGCTACAGCCGAGAGGAGCTGCTGGACATGCCCATCTCCGACGTAGTCGGTTCCAACACCATGGGCAGTACTTTTTTCAAGACCGTGGCTGAAGACGGTTATGCGGAATGCAACGCCACATTCACAGCCCGAAACGGTTCCCCCGTTCCCATGGAAGTCCGGACCTCCCTGTTGCAGACTGAGAGCGGCCCTCAATGTCTGACAATCGCTCGCGACACCACCGAACGACAACAGTTGAAGCACGCCCTGGACACGGCCACCCGCGAACTGGAGATCGCGAGGACCGCCAAGCAGCAGTTTCTCTCCAACATGAGCCACGAATTGCGCACCCCGCTCAACGGATTCCTGGGAATGACCCAGATCCTCATGGGCACGGAACTCACACCGGCACAGCGGGAATACCTCTCTCTTTCCCAGGATGCGGCCCGGCAATTGAGCAAGGTGCTCACCGACCTGCTGGCGCTCTCCCACGTGGAATCGGGCAACCTGGAAACCATGTGCCAGGCATTTGAACTTCACCCCGCCCTGGAGGGATTGATCTCCTCGCTTTCCAGGCAGGCCGGAGACAAATCCCTCTCACTCGACCTGGATATCGCAGAGGATGTCCCCTGCAACATCAAGGGAGACGCCTCCAAGCTCCGACAGATTCTCATCAACCTGCTTTCCAATGCCATCCGGTTCACCCTCGAGGGGGGCGTCACATTGCGCGTGACCAAAACCCGTCAGTCCAGCAGCGAGGACAACCACTGCACCCTGGCCTTTGCCGTCATCGACACGGGCATAGGCATCCCTGAAACCAAGCTCGAAACCATCTTTGAAAGCTTCTCCCTGGGTGAGAACTACCTGACCAAGCAATACGGGGGAGCGGGCCTGGGGCTCGCCATATCCCGTCAGCTGGCCGGAATCATGGGCGGGACCCTGACTGTATCCAGCCGCCATGGAGAGGGAAGCACCTTCACCCTGACGCTCCCATTCGAGATTCGAGGCCCCAAGCGCGAGACAGGCGCTGGCGAATGCCGCGAAGCCCCGTCGGGGCTGAACATCCTCCTGGCCGAAGACGAGCAGGTAAACTCGATAATGGCCTCGCGCCTGCTCAAGAAAGCGGGCCACGACGTAACCATCGTGGGCAACGGCCAGCAGGCCCTCGAAACCCTCGCCGACGCCACCTTCGATCTGGTTCTCATGGATGTCCAGATGCCGGTTATCAACGGCGTGGAGACCACCCGAATCATCCGTCAGGGCGGCGCCGAAAACGTACCGCGCGACCTGCCCATCATCGGCTTGACCGCCTTTGCCCGCTCAGCCGAGAAAAAACGTTTTCTCGAAGCGGGCATGACGCAGGTCATCACCAAGCCCTATGAGGCCGACGAATTGATTCTGGCCGTGGAATCGGTCCGGCGCTGA
- a CDS encoding response regulator, giving the protein MPEPTASRTLTDAPLDILVAEDSESNRMLIELYFQFTACRLDFATNGIKAVEKFHDKKYDIILMDIQMPGMDGYEATKTIRELERKEGKPPVPIVALTANAFDEDRTRCEMAGCTDFLTKPIAKKVLFECVARYASATPVDK; this is encoded by the coding sequence ATGCCTGAACCCACTGCATCGAGGACGCTCACGGACGCCCCGCTGGACATACTCGTGGCCGAAGACTCCGAATCCAACCGGATGCTCATTGAGCTATACTTCCAATTCACGGCCTGCCGCCTCGATTTTGCCACAAATGGCATCAAAGCCGTTGAAAAATTTCACGACAAGAAATATGATATCATACTTATGGATATCCAAATGCCCGGCATGGACGGCTACGAAGCCACAAAAACCATCCGGGAGCTGGAGCGAAAAGAGGGGAAGCCTCCCGTCCCCATCGTAGCGCTGACCGCCAACGCCTTCGACGAGGACCGGACGCGCTGTGAAATGGCCGGATGTACCGACTTCCTGACCAAACCCATAGCCAAGAAGGTCCTGTTCGAATGCGTGGCCCGGTACGCGTCCGCCACGCCGGTTGATAAGTGA
- a CDS encoding DsrE family protein has protein sequence MSPINPEDSLFIIWSSADPEVAHNLAFMYAHNSLARGWWDNVRLVIWGPSAKLASHNAEIQEKLTAMMHDGVEIWACRACADNYGVTPDLEALGISVIYVGEPVTAMIKSGWEKLTF, from the coding sequence ATGAGCCCCATCAACCCTGAAGATTCCCTGTTTATCATCTGGAGTTCCGCCGACCCCGAGGTCGCGCACAATCTTGCCTTCATGTACGCGCACAACTCCCTTGCCCGAGGCTGGTGGGATAACGTCCGGCTGGTCATCTGGGGCCCTTCCGCCAAGCTTGCCAGCCATAATGCGGAAATACAGGAAAAACTCACCGCAATGATGCACGACGGCGTGGAGATATGGGCCTGCCGCGCCTGTGCGGACAACTACGGTGTCACTCCCGACCTGGAAGCCCTCGGCATTTCCGTCATATACGTTGGAGAGCCCGTCACGGCCATGATCAAGAGCGGTTGGGAAAAGCTGACCTTCTGA
- a CDS encoding pilus assembly protein TadG-related protein has product MKSFLRTHISHLVSDRSGVASVLVALAMTAMLGLTALAVDLGQIHLKRGALQTAADAGALAGANSLLAEGDDFATLRTIVTAYATKNLVQEDIPNLAITDNDITFLRDGVPTNYEPNQVEVAVTLSAARGNPLQLYFGKLLGVPTADVRAVSRAGIVGICSSKCVKPFVVPTKFEWDDQAAPGTKYYENGTMDVENQAEVDSVNILGYDQSDVGTQIIIKPGDPSLAIVPGQYNLVDLPPANRATPITGAAAVAENIAGCTGSNSLYPVGPGDTLQLEPGNSAGPVKAGTNSLIGEDPYAYWDTSTNSVEGSVYNDPLDSPRVAIMAFYDPRYPPVSGRNDIIVYELGAFFIESVDSTGNVSARFMNTVAVDPDSTNSADCMLRMSKVMLDSSRQ; this is encoded by the coding sequence ATGAAGTCCTTCCTCCGCACTCATATTTCTCATTTGGTATCAGACCGAAGCGGCGTCGCGAGCGTCCTGGTTGCCCTGGCCATGACCGCCATGCTGGGGCTTACCGCCCTTGCCGTGGATCTCGGCCAGATTCACCTCAAGCGAGGCGCGCTTCAGACGGCGGCCGACGCGGGCGCCCTGGCCGGCGCAAACTCCCTGCTGGCCGAAGGCGACGATTTCGCCACCCTCAGGACCATCGTCACCGCATATGCGACCAAGAACCTGGTCCAGGAGGACATCCCCAATCTGGCGATCACGGATAACGACATCACCTTCCTGCGCGACGGCGTGCCCACCAACTATGAGCCCAATCAGGTGGAGGTGGCGGTAACCCTCAGCGCGGCTCGCGGCAACCCTCTGCAATTGTATTTCGGCAAGCTTCTGGGTGTTCCCACCGCCGATGTTCGCGCCGTATCGCGCGCGGGCATCGTGGGTATCTGCTCCTCCAAGTGCGTCAAGCCCTTCGTGGTTCCCACCAAGTTCGAATGGGACGACCAGGCCGCTCCCGGCACCAAGTATTATGAAAACGGCACGATGGATGTGGAAAACCAGGCCGAAGTGGATTCCGTCAATATCCTCGGCTACGACCAGTCGGACGTGGGCACCCAGATCATCATCAAGCCCGGCGACCCGAGCCTGGCCATCGTGCCCGGTCAGTACAACCTGGTGGACCTCCCGCCCGCCAACCGGGCAACACCCATCACCGGCGCGGCCGCCGTGGCCGAGAACATCGCCGGATGCACAGGCTCCAACTCCCTCTACCCTGTGGGCCCCGGCGACACCCTCCAGCTGGAGCCCGGCAACTCCGCCGGTCCGGTCAAGGCCGGCACCAACAGCCTCATCGGAGAAGACCCCTACGCCTATTGGGACACCTCCACCAACTCCGTTGAAGGCAGCGTCTACAACGACCCCCTGGATTCGCCGCGCGTGGCCATCATGGCCTTCTACGACCCGCGCTACCCCCCGGTCTCCGGCCGAAACGACATCATCGTCTACGAGCTCGGCGCGTTCTTCATCGAAAGCGTGGACAGCACAGGCAACGTCTCGGCCCGGTTCATGAACACCGTGGCGGTGGACCCCGACTCCACCAACAGCGCCGACTGCATGCTGCGCATGTCGAAGGTCATGCTCGACTCCAGCCGACAGTAG